The following proteins are co-located in the Desulfatirhabdium butyrativorans DSM 18734 genome:
- a CDS encoding sigma-54 interaction domain-containing protein, whose translation MKAEELIAYNANLERILDNLKEGIIAHDLNRRIFFFNKAAEAITGYRKDEVIGIDCHVAMGGPFCGNRCHFCGERPLLEKELTETQYIKTKQGEFRCIDMVITGIHDENGNLAGILASFTDVTTHVNLTTKAEKALGFCEIIGTDPAMLAIFQQVRNVARYDYPIHISGETGTGKELIAAAVHAESHRRAGPFVPINCGALPEGLIESELFGHVKGSFTGALRDKKGRFELADGGTIFLDEVADLSKPVQVKLLRFLQEGEFDRVGGEKTVSVDVRIMSATNKDLKEEVRQNRFREDLYYRLNVIPIHLPPLRQRKGDIPLLVHHFLMQAVKRYNQPMPVVSSEAMAMMTNYHWPGNVRELQNAIQFAFVQSKNGKITANSLPIELHRKTSVNDIPIGEKNRKLAVEATIQALISTRWNKVKAARALGVGRATLYRFLEEHPEIRIENATCAKTDVS comes from the coding sequence ATAAGGCAGCGGAAGCCATCACCGGATACCGCAAGGATGAAGTTATCGGAATTGACTGCCATGTTGCCATGGGCGGTCCTTTCTGTGGCAACCGCTGCCATTTCTGCGGCGAAAGGCCACTGCTCGAGAAAGAACTCACCGAGACCCAGTACATTAAAACCAAGCAGGGTGAATTCCGCTGCATCGACATGGTCATTACCGGCATCCATGATGAAAACGGCAACCTTGCAGGAATTCTCGCCTCCTTCACCGATGTCACCACCCATGTCAATCTGACGACGAAAGCCGAAAAGGCCCTGGGGTTCTGTGAGATCATCGGGACCGACCCGGCAATGCTGGCCATCTTTCAGCAGGTTCGAAACGTTGCCCGCTACGATTATCCCATCCATATTTCCGGGGAAACCGGAACAGGAAAAGAATTGATCGCGGCAGCCGTCCACGCCGAAAGCCACCGGAGAGCAGGTCCTTTTGTCCCAATCAATTGCGGAGCCCTTCCGGAAGGGTTGATTGAATCGGAGCTTTTCGGACACGTAAAAGGTTCTTTCACGGGTGCTCTGCGGGACAAGAAAGGCCGTTTCGAACTGGCCGACGGCGGAACGATCTTCCTGGACGAAGTCGCGGACCTGAGCAAGCCGGTGCAGGTAAAATTATTGCGGTTTCTTCAGGAAGGCGAATTCGACAGGGTCGGCGGTGAAAAAACCGTATCGGTGGATGTGCGCATCATGAGCGCAACGAACAAGGACTTGAAGGAGGAAGTTCGGCAAAACCGGTTCCGGGAGGATTTGTATTACCGGCTGAATGTCATCCCCATTCATCTGCCACCGCTCAGGCAGCGCAAGGGGGATATTCCCCTTCTGGTTCACCATTTCCTGATGCAGGCCGTCAAGCGCTACAACCAGCCCATGCCTGTCGTTTCCTCTGAAGCCATGGCCATGATGACCAATTACCACTGGCCCGGCAATGTACGCGAATTGCAGAACGCCATCCAGTTTGCCTTTGTACAGAGCAAGAACGGTAAAATAACGGCCAACTCCCTCCCCATTGAACTTCATCGGAAAACGTCCGTCAACGACATACCGATTGGAGAAAAAAACCGGAAACTGGCCGTCGAAGCGACCATCCAGGCCCTGATTTCGACCCGATGGAACAAAGTGAAGGCGGCACGGGCACTTGGGGTCGGAAGGGCAACGCTGTATCGTTTTCTGGAGGAACATCCCGAAATTCGAATTGAAAACGCCACATGCGCTAAAACGGACGTTTCCTAA
- a CDS encoding Rossmann-like and DUF2520 domain-containing protein: MKPVVAIVGCGRTGSALGVMLAQKGYPFSGLASRSLDSARRLAARCGIGRYSDRASSITRESDIILLTTPDDAIQQACERLVQENGISPGAAVLHCSGAHPSTILASARTIGAAIGSMHPLQSFASTDVIGNPFLGIQMAIEGDDAACRKAREIAIDLEAHPISIGTETKPLYHAAAVVASNFLVVLMDMALRLNAASGIPYGDGFAVLKPLITGTIHNIERIGPQAALTGPVVRSDFQTVKTHLQAIQAHAPEWLLLYRSLIQSTAELAYKAGRITQETRDRFLAF; encoded by the coding sequence ATGAAACCAGTTGTCGCCATCGTGGGATGCGGCAGAACCGGATCGGCGCTCGGCGTGATGCTGGCGCAAAAAGGCTATCCTTTTTCGGGACTGGCCAGCCGCAGCCTCGATTCCGCCAGGCGTCTCGCCGCCCGCTGCGGCATTGGCCGCTATTCGGATCGGGCATCGAGCATCACCCGGGAATCGGACATCATTCTGCTGACCACGCCAGACGATGCCATCCAGCAAGCCTGCGAAAGGCTCGTCCAGGAAAACGGCATTTCACCCGGCGCCGCCGTGCTGCACTGCTCCGGCGCCCATCCATCCACCATCCTCGCCTCGGCCAGAACCATCGGCGCTGCCATCGGCTCCATGCACCCGCTGCAGAGCTTCGCCTCTACCGACGTCATCGGCAATCCGTTTCTGGGCATTCAGATGGCCATCGAGGGAGACGATGCGGCATGCCGGAAGGCAAGGGAGATCGCCATCGATCTGGAAGCCCATCCGATTTCCATTGGAACCGAAACCAAGCCGCTCTATCATGCGGCGGCCGTGGTCGCCTCCAACTTCCTGGTTGTCCTGATGGATATGGCCCTTCGGCTGAACGCCGCATCAGGCATCCCCTATGGGGATGGCTTCGCCGTGCTCAAACCGTTGATCACGGGCACCATCCACAATATCGAGCGGATCGGCCCGCAGGCTGCACTGACCGGACCGGTTGTCCGATCAGATTTCCAGACGGTGAAAACCCATCTTCAGGCAATACAAGCCCATGCCCCGGAATGGCTCCTCCTGTATCGGAGTCTGATTCAAAGCACCGCTGAGCTTGCCTACAAAGCAGGAAGAATCACCCAAGAAACAAGGGACCGGTTTCTGGCATTCTAA